The following proteins are encoded in a genomic region of Thermococcus henrietii:
- a CDS encoding polysaccharide deacetylase family protein has product MAKIVMLTFDVEHDCPPFAETRRGMEEGLPRVMHLLEEFGIKGTFLFTGRIAEEFPELAERAGKKHELGCHGLEHERFDRLSFEEAKRRLEEAKEILSRFSEPVSFRAPNFQFPDSYYRILAELGFRVDSTKARHKGWRKGVTEINGVLEVPATTTSIVTRLPWRMQERFHRKFESPVVYIFHPWEFVRMPKRLRPDCWFGTGKGALEKLRKLIEFHLDNGARFLTLREFYEGYQKLKRG; this is encoded by the coding sequence ATGGCTAAGATAGTAATGCTGACCTTCGACGTTGAGCACGACTGCCCGCCGTTCGCAGAGACAAGGAGGGGCATGGAGGAGGGCCTCCCTCGCGTTATGCACCTCCTCGAGGAGTTTGGAATCAAAGGAACTTTTCTCTTCACCGGCAGAATCGCGGAGGAATTCCCGGAGCTGGCGGAGCGCGCTGGAAAAAAGCATGAACTCGGCTGTCACGGTCTTGAGCACGAACGCTTTGACCGGCTTTCCTTTGAGGAGGCGAAGCGCAGGCTTGAAGAGGCTAAAGAGATTCTCTCCCGCTTTTCCGAGCCGGTCTCTTTCCGCGCCCCCAACTTCCAGTTTCCGGATAGCTACTACCGCATCCTGGCTGAGCTCGGCTTTAGGGTTGACTCAACCAAGGCTCGCCACAAGGGCTGGCGCAAAGGGGTTACCGAAATCAACGGCGTTCTCGAAGTTCCCGCCACGACGACCTCCATAGTTACGCGCCTCCCGTGGAGGATGCAGGAAAGGTTTCACAGAAAGTTTGAGAGTCCGGTCGTTTACATCTTCCATCCCTGGGAGTTCGTGAGGATGCCCAAGCGCTTGAGGCCCGACTGCTGGTTTGGGACCGGTAAAGGGGCGTTGGAAAAGCTCAGAAAGCTGATTGAGTTCCACCTCGATAACGGTGCGAGGTTTTTAACGCTCCGGGAGTTCTACGAGGGATACCAAAAGCTTAAACGTGGGTGA
- a CDS encoding lysylphosphatidylglycerol synthase transmembrane domain-containing protein, protein MFSSIKMEVLTGIQQAKCASLHYFLLAIATYYVSVFLFAVRWKYVLRGTGVDVPISELFKANLAGLFMNNITPMSRGGGELLRMLWVSKLRGVPMGISAVTIVYERILESIPVMVMVAIGFLYFATSEALVLIPLLLGLLMIWLKWEGFIELTLRLFRVELSDEDRGRILTLRRRGEVNLVGITASSLVWALDVARLKLLTLAFGLKVSFPVLVFVSVVNLILGIAAFTPGGIGIVEGGLVGTLTYVGLPPTLAVSVVVLERFISYVLGSLSGLVVLFTSGGREVWRALKSR, encoded by the coding sequence ATGTTTAGTAGTATTAAAATGGAAGTGCTGACTGGAATCCAGCAGGCAAAGTGCGCAAGCCTACACTACTTCCTCCTTGCGATAGCCACATACTACGTAAGCGTCTTCCTGTTCGCCGTCAGATGGAAGTACGTGCTTAGGGGCACCGGTGTTGACGTCCCAATCAGCGAGCTCTTCAAGGCGAACCTTGCCGGGCTATTTATGAACAACATAACGCCGATGAGCAGGGGAGGAGGAGAGCTCCTCAGGATGCTGTGGGTTTCAAAGCTTCGTGGAGTTCCGATGGGCATCTCTGCGGTTACGATAGTCTACGAGAGAATCCTTGAGTCAATCCCCGTCATGGTCATGGTCGCAATAGGCTTTCTGTACTTCGCAACGTCCGAGGCTCTCGTGTTGATTCCCCTCCTCCTCGGCCTGTTAATGATTTGGCTCAAATGGGAGGGGTTCATCGAGCTAACGCTTCGGCTCTTCCGCGTTGAACTCTCCGATGAAGACCGGGGGAGGATACTAACCCTTAGGAGGCGCGGGGAAGTCAACCTCGTCGGAATCACTGCCAGTTCGCTCGTGTGGGCCCTTGACGTCGCGAGGCTCAAACTGCTCACGCTGGCCTTTGGTTTGAAAGTTTCCTTTCCGGTTCTCGTGTTCGTGTCCGTCGTCAACCTTATCCTTGGGATAGCCGCCTTCACCCCCGGTGGGATAGGCATAGTTGAGGGTGGTCTAGTTGGGACCCTCACCTACGTTGGCCTTCCCCCCACACTGGCCGTGTCGGTGGTTGTACTCGAAAGGTTTATTTCCTATGTCTTGGGTAGTCTATCTGGGCTCGTGGTGCTCTTTACCTCCGGGGGAAGGGAAGTATGGAGAGCCTTAAAATCGCGTTAG
- a CDS encoding glycosyltransferase family 4 protein translates to MESLKIALVSDWYYPKLGGVAVHMHDLALHLRKLGHEVSIVTNDRVTGREEELRREGIGLIKVPGYTLGSVGINMSIFSKNASHMIPYIEGHDIVHGQHAFTPLALKAVSAGRKSGKATLLTTHSINYENSSAIKALARMTFPYFKYYLGNPHRIIAVSRASKEFIRRFTRVPIEVIQNGVNVDFFDIPLSKEEAKEKLGLGERVILYVGRLEPRKGVSTLINAMKHVDGTLLVAGQGSMLPILRERAKLLGVGERVRFLGMVEYPKLPLLYRASDVFVLPSLSEAFGIVLLEAMASGTPVIGTSVGGIPEIIDGCGLLVPPGNSERLAEAINLVLGNQNVEKRLGRLGKRRVERVYDWNVVVRRIVALYREVLDEVAENG, encoded by the coding sequence ATGGAGAGCCTTAAAATCGCGTTAGTGAGTGACTGGTACTACCCAAAGCTCGGCGGCGTTGCGGTTCACATGCATGACCTCGCGCTTCACCTGCGGAAGCTCGGTCATGAGGTTTCGATAGTTACCAACGACCGGGTGACCGGCAGGGAGGAGGAACTCAGGAGGGAGGGTATCGGTTTAATCAAGGTGCCGGGATACACCTTAGGGAGCGTTGGAATCAACATGAGTATCTTCTCCAAAAATGCCTCTCACATGATACCCTACATTGAGGGGCACGACATAGTGCACGGTCAGCACGCCTTCACCCCACTTGCCCTCAAAGCCGTTTCCGCCGGCCGAAAATCTGGAAAGGCAACCCTCCTGACGACCCACAGCATAAACTATGAGAACTCGTCAGCTATAAAGGCTCTGGCGAGGATGACGTTCCCGTACTTCAAGTACTACCTTGGAAACCCGCACAGGATAATAGCCGTCAGCAGGGCCTCAAAGGAGTTTATAAGGCGCTTCACGAGGGTTCCCATAGAGGTCATCCAGAACGGTGTTAACGTGGACTTCTTCGACATACCTCTTTCGAAGGAGGAGGCCAAGGAAAAGCTAGGGCTCGGTGAACGGGTGATTCTCTACGTTGGTCGACTGGAACCAAGGAAGGGCGTTAGCACGCTCATCAACGCAATGAAGCACGTGGACGGAACCCTTCTCGTGGCCGGTCAGGGGAGTATGCTCCCAATTCTTAGGGAGAGGGCCAAGCTTCTCGGCGTTGGGGAGCGGGTCAGGTTCCTCGGCATGGTGGAGTACCCGAAGCTCCCCCTCCTATACAGGGCCAGTGACGTCTTCGTCCTCCCGAGCCTGAGCGAGGCCTTCGGGATAGTTCTCCTTGAGGCAATGGCCAGCGGTACGCCTGTTATTGGAACGAGTGTTGGAGGGATTCCTGAGATAATAGACGGATGTGGTTTGCTCGTCCCCCCGGGGAACTCCGAGCGGCTGGCGGAGGCCATAAACCTCGTCCTCGGCAATCAGAACGTGGAGAAGCGCCTCGGCCGTCTCGGGAAGAGGAGAGTCGAGAGGGTCTACGACTGGAACGTCGTCGTGAGAAGAATAGTGGCGCTCTACCGTGAGGTCCTCGACGAGGTGGCGGAGAATGGCTAA
- a CDS encoding S-layer protein encodes MKVKKIAALAVGAAMIGATMGFASAQPTVPNIPKDFFVKNGQPNVKIVVGSQGAAQDVASAADIAVAIGSILYTQQDVKVTDASVVVKKDVSYDPEDIPVFDNTYVGTTRSYPDNYAGVAGWWNGGYVPSYPTYSDYYDDITISFSPDYSATDGGVWSDGVLDQSEIQTSTPVKLYNGTSVYTAYYHNDPMIFGPSDALYWKLAQPVTYTVNGQTVASFSEGYILGYTVDIKRIEFDHDQWVQWTSKYGVVPPQSIDLVIPENSVNVTIDFQLYADKYYYPSAAGVIHSGYFIENYPYHAQAVLREGATVGDTIDLFGKKLQIVDIGTPNFLGDQNTYDIVFGNYQGEYYIDKGASKQFGNYTVKVLDIDINSVKALIQVTGPEGSVTTTLDIDPTTPTPNATVLFGGKIRVQLLDTFIGIGGTTSAKIAVWTNLFGVNGEDDSLYQGWTVHFVVNRTAKLLKEIWLTNNEELKGSEINLFGQFVVKYEEHTYTDTDSYGTKHYAVDAYVAIDPAKPEYEYETYKVGDEIGDTGYYVSNITATVSPAKADVFSKVTQPITVLDTEIMAEGLNKVDSNLILVGGPVVNSVTAALADKLGIPANYSGWKAKYGTGKESGVIKYIAKCGAINDHGVVLVAGTDREGTKAAAEALMEYIANLG; translated from the coding sequence ATGAAGGTGAAGAAGATCGCGGCACTGGCCGTTGGTGCCGCCATGATTGGTGCCACCATGGGCTTCGCCAGCGCCCAGCCGACCGTCCCGAACATCCCGAAGGACTTCTTCGTTAAGAACGGACAGCCAAACGTTAAAATCGTGGTTGGAAGCCAGGGTGCCGCTCAGGATGTTGCGAGCGCTGCTGACATAGCTGTTGCCATCGGTAGCATACTCTACACCCAGCAGGATGTTAAAGTCACCGACGCGAGCGTTGTCGTTAAGAAGGACGTTTCCTACGACCCGGAGGACATTCCCGTCTTTGACAACACCTACGTTGGTACCACCCGCTCCTACCCTGACAACTACGCTGGTGTTGCCGGCTGGTGGAACGGAGGCTACGTTCCGAGCTATCCGACCTACTCTGACTACTACGATGACATAACCATCTCATTCAGCCCCGACTACAGCGCGACCGACGGTGGAGTTTGGTCCGACGGTGTTCTTGACCAGAGCGAGATTCAGACCTCAACTCCGGTTAAGCTCTACAACGGAACCAGCGTCTACACCGCGTACTACCACAACGATCCGATGATCTTCGGTCCGAGCGACGCCCTCTACTGGAAGCTTGCCCAGCCGGTTACCTACACCGTCAACGGCCAGACCGTTGCCTCGTTCAGCGAGGGCTACATCCTCGGCTACACCGTCGACATAAAGAGGATTGAGTTCGACCACGACCAGTGGGTCCAGTGGACTTCCAAGTACGGTGTCGTCCCACCGCAGAGCATCGACCTCGTTATCCCGGAGAACAGCGTTAACGTCACCATCGACTTCCAGCTCTACGCCGACAAGTACTACTATCCCTCCGCTGCTGGAGTTATCCACAGCGGCTACTTCATCGAGAACTATCCGTACCACGCCCAGGCGGTCCTTAGGGAAGGTGCTACCGTTGGAGACACCATTGACCTCTTCGGAAAGAAGCTCCAGATAGTTGACATTGGAACCCCGAACTTCCTCGGTGACCAGAACACTTACGACATAGTCTTCGGCAACTACCAGGGCGAGTACTACATCGACAAGGGCGCCTCCAAGCAGTTCGGCAACTACACCGTCAAGGTCCTCGACATTGACATAAACAGCGTCAAGGCCCTCATCCAGGTCACCGGCCCGGAGGGAAGCGTTACCACCACCCTCGACATCGACCCGACCACCCCGACCCCGAACGCCACCGTCCTCTTCGGCGGCAAGATAAGGGTCCAGCTCCTCGACACCTTCATCGGTATCGGTGGAACCACCAGCGCCAAGATTGCTGTCTGGACCAACCTCTTCGGTGTTAACGGTGAGGACGACTCACTCTACCAGGGCTGGACCGTCCACTTCGTCGTTAACAGGACTGCCAAGCTCCTCAAGGAGATATGGCTCACCAACAACGAGGAGCTCAAGGGCTCCGAGATAAACCTCTTCGGCCAGTTCGTCGTCAAGTACGAGGAGCACACCTACACTGACACCGACAGCTATGGAACCAAGCACTACGCCGTCGATGCTTACGTCGCCATTGACCCGGCCAAGCCCGAGTACGAGTACGAGACCTACAAGGTCGGCGACGAGATTGGAGACACCGGCTACTACGTCAGCAACATAACCGCCACCGTCAGCCCGGCCAAGGCCGACGTCTTCAGCAAGGTCACCCAGCCGATAACCGTCCTCGACACCGAGATAATGGCCGAGGGCCTCAACAAGGTTGACAGCAACCTCATCCTCGTTGGCGGTCCGGTCGTCAACAGCGTCACCGCCGCCCTCGCCGACAAGCTCGGCATCCCGGCCAACTACAGCGGCTGGAAGGCCAAGTACGGCACCGGCAAGGAGAGCGGTGTCATCAAGTACATCGCCAAGTGCGGTGCCATCAACGACCACGGCGTCGTCCTTGTCGCTGGTACCGACAGGGAGGGTACCAAGGCCGCTGCCGAGGCCCTCATGGAGTACATCGCCAACCTTGGCTGA
- the amrS gene encoding AmmeMemoRadiSam system radical SAM enzyme, which translates to MKEALYWEPLEGGKVRCKLCPLNCIINEGKRGSCKIRKNIGGKLYTLNYGKVSAIGADPVEKKPLFHFWPGSCALSISSVGCNMHCKHCQNWEISQADESFPYLHDMTPEMVVAIAKRYGCESIAYTYNEPVIWYEFVLDTAKLAKKEGIYNLLITNGYINEEPFRELAPYIDAMNIDIKAFSDEFYMKIAGVPSGEPSRRTAVIAKKDFGIHVELTYLIIPTLNDREEEIRAFARWVVNELGDDTPVHFSRFFPHYKLLHLPPTPLETVEMAYRVAREEGLKFVYIGNVPGHPGEHTYCPRCGKPLIVRYGFEITEYNITEDGGCKYCGERIPIVGTYKKRRYPGMWW; encoded by the coding sequence ATGAAGGAGGCCCTTTACTGGGAGCCCTTAGAGGGGGGCAAGGTTCGCTGTAAGCTCTGTCCTCTTAACTGCATCATAAACGAGGGCAAGAGGGGTTCCTGTAAGATTAGGAAAAACATCGGAGGAAAACTTTACACGCTCAACTACGGCAAGGTCTCGGCAATAGGGGCTGACCCGGTGGAGAAGAAACCGCTCTTCCACTTCTGGCCCGGCTCGTGCGCGCTCTCGATAAGCTCTGTAGGCTGTAACATGCACTGCAAGCACTGCCAGAACTGGGAGATAAGTCAGGCAGACGAGAGCTTTCCCTACCTCCACGACATGACGCCCGAAATGGTCGTTGCCATAGCGAAGCGCTACGGCTGTGAGAGCATAGCATACACTTACAACGAACCCGTAATCTGGTACGAGTTCGTTCTCGACACTGCTAAACTTGCGAAGAAGGAGGGAATTTACAACCTCCTCATCACCAACGGCTACATCAACGAGGAGCCATTTAGAGAACTCGCGCCCTACATCGACGCGATGAACATCGACATTAAAGCCTTCAGCGACGAGTTTTACATGAAGATAGCCGGAGTTCCGAGCGGTGAGCCGAGCAGGAGGACGGCAGTTATAGCGAAGAAGGACTTTGGAATCCACGTCGAGCTGACCTACCTCATAATCCCGACGCTCAACGACAGGGAAGAGGAAATACGGGCCTTCGCCCGCTGGGTTGTCAACGAGCTTGGCGACGACACGCCGGTGCACTTCTCGCGCTTCTTCCCGCACTACAAGCTCCTCCACCTTCCACCGACACCGCTCGAAACTGTGGAGATGGCCTACCGCGTCGCCAGGGAAGAGGGCCTGAAGTTCGTCTACATCGGTAACGTGCCCGGGCACCCGGGAGAGCACACCTACTGCCCGCGTTGCGGAAAGCCTTTAATAGTCCGCTACGGCTTTGAGATTACCGAGTACAATATCACCGAGGACGGAGGGTGTAAGTACTGCGGTGAGAGAATCCCGATAGTTGGCACATACAAGAAAAGGCGCTATCCGGGGATGTGGTGGTGA